One Scleropages formosus chromosome 8, fSclFor1.1, whole genome shotgun sequence DNA window includes the following coding sequences:
- the LOC108918117 gene encoding forkhead box protein N2-like isoform X1: MGPIIGMSPDKKAETPGAQEERAGLRGACGAGTLPEAESASSPLATSLDRAGGADGAAEDEELTNLNWLHENLLQNFTLGGPEAHPSGSPLFDIEGDGLPFSSVSSSASPSSSSLLGGRGGEKDSLKSKPPFSFSLLIYMAIEQSPGKSLPVKDIYGWILEHFPYFSSAPTGWKNSVRHNLSLNKCFRKVERNLGKANGKGSLWCVDPEYRPNLIQALKKQHFPTAHAFCTPPASPPSASSPPRHLVLQDQSCSLKESDIDAATAMMLLNSAPGQHADRCGPDSPMDLSRPDAVLVSSDPKQDHNYSSVPVQRCSSRSSSSSSSSLSSLDEGGGAPPQARRAGSEGFHSDEDSDLGEERGALGGPGHAKPAPHRPTLAKGPPGKKARCETRPEVDEELKEAAGSLLHLAGIRTCLDVSKNSAKSKKLGRK, encoded by the exons ATGGGTCCGATAATCGGGATGTCGCCGGATAAGAAAGCGGAAACCCCAGGGGCACAAGAGGAGCGTGCAGGGCTGAGGGGTGCTTGTGGCGCGGGGACTTTGCCCGAGGCCGAGAGCGCCTCGAGTCCCTTGGCCACCAGCCTGGACCGTGCGGGTGGGGCCGACGGTGCGGCCGAAGACGAGGAGCTCACAAATCTCAACTGGCTACACGAAAACCTGCTACAGAACTTCACCCTGGGGGGACCAGAGGCACATCCCAGCGGTAGCCCCCTGTTTGACATTGAGGGCGATGGCCTCCCGTTTTCTTCCGTGTCATCCTCCGCGTCCCCGTCATCTTCCTCCCTCCTGGGGGGCCGAGGTGGAGAGAAGGACTCGCTGAAATCCAAGCCgcccttctccttctccctgctCATCTACATGGCCATAGAGCAGTCGCCCGGCAAGTCCCTCCCCGTCAAAGACATCTATGGTTGGATCTTGGAGCACTTCCCTTATTTCTCCAGCGCCCCCACTGGCTGGAAGAACTCGGTGCGCCACAACCTTTCCCTCAACAAGTGCTTCCGCAAAGTGGAGAGGAACCTGGGCAAG GCCAACGGAAAGGGATCTCTGTGGTGTGTGGACCCTGAGTACCGACCCAACCTCATCCAAGCCCTGAAAAAACAGCACTTCCCTACCGCACACGCCTTCTGCACACCACCCGCCTCCCCACCCAG CGCCTCCTCTCCCCCACGACACCTCGTCCTCCAAGACCAGAGCTGCTCTCTCAAAG AATCTGACATTGACGCTGCCACTGCCATGATGCTCTTAAACTCCGCTCCGGGGCAGCACGCTGACCGAT GCGGTCCCGACAGCCCGATGGACCTGTCCCGGCCGGATGCGGTCCTGGTCAGCAGCGATCCGAAGCAGGACCACAATTACAGCAGCGTGCCTGTGCAGCGCTGCTCTTCCCGCTCCagctcatcttcctcctcctccttatCGTCCCTGGACGAGGGCGGGGGCGCCCCCCCGCAGGCCCGCCGTGCCGGCAGCGAGGGCTTCCACAGCGACGAGGACTCCGATCtaggggaggagaggggagcCCTGGGAGGGCCCGGCCACGCCAAGCCGGCCCCCCACCGGCCGACGCTCGCCAAGGGGCCGCCTGGGAAGAAGGCGCGGTGCGAGACCAGGCCGGAGGTGGACGAGGAGCTGAAGGAGGCGGCGGGGTCACTGCTGCACCTTGCCGGAATCCGCACCTGCCTGGATGTCTCCAAAAACAGTGCCAAGAGTAAAAAACTCGGCAGGAAATGA
- the LOC108918117 gene encoding forkhead box protein N2-like isoform X2, with protein MGPIIGMSPDKKAETPGAQEERAGLRGACGAGTLPEAESASSPLATSLDRAGGADGAAEDEELTNLNWLHENLLQNFTLGGPEAHPSGSPLFDIEGDGLPFSSVSSSASPSSSSLLGGRGGEKDSLKSKPPFSFSLLIYMAIEQSPGKSLPVKDIYGWILEHFPYFSSAPTGWKNSVRHNLSLNKCFRKVERNLGKANGKGSLWCVDPEYRPNLIQALKKQHFPTAHAFCTPPASPPSASSPPRHLVLQDQSCSLKGGPDSPMDLSRPDAVLVSSDPKQDHNYSSVPVQRCSSRSSSSSSSSLSSLDEGGGAPPQARRAGSEGFHSDEDSDLGEERGALGGPGHAKPAPHRPTLAKGPPGKKARCETRPEVDEELKEAAGSLLHLAGIRTCLDVSKNSAKSKKLGRK; from the exons ATGGGTCCGATAATCGGGATGTCGCCGGATAAGAAAGCGGAAACCCCAGGGGCACAAGAGGAGCGTGCAGGGCTGAGGGGTGCTTGTGGCGCGGGGACTTTGCCCGAGGCCGAGAGCGCCTCGAGTCCCTTGGCCACCAGCCTGGACCGTGCGGGTGGGGCCGACGGTGCGGCCGAAGACGAGGAGCTCACAAATCTCAACTGGCTACACGAAAACCTGCTACAGAACTTCACCCTGGGGGGACCAGAGGCACATCCCAGCGGTAGCCCCCTGTTTGACATTGAGGGCGATGGCCTCCCGTTTTCTTCCGTGTCATCCTCCGCGTCCCCGTCATCTTCCTCCCTCCTGGGGGGCCGAGGTGGAGAGAAGGACTCGCTGAAATCCAAGCCgcccttctccttctccctgctCATCTACATGGCCATAGAGCAGTCGCCCGGCAAGTCCCTCCCCGTCAAAGACATCTATGGTTGGATCTTGGAGCACTTCCCTTATTTCTCCAGCGCCCCCACTGGCTGGAAGAACTCGGTGCGCCACAACCTTTCCCTCAACAAGTGCTTCCGCAAAGTGGAGAGGAACCTGGGCAAG GCCAACGGAAAGGGATCTCTGTGGTGTGTGGACCCTGAGTACCGACCCAACCTCATCCAAGCCCTGAAAAAACAGCACTTCCCTACCGCACACGCCTTCTGCACACCACCCGCCTCCCCACCCAG CGCCTCCTCTCCCCCACGACACCTCGTCCTCCAAGACCAGAGCTGCTCTCTCAAAG GCGGTCCCGACAGCCCGATGGACCTGTCCCGGCCGGATGCGGTCCTGGTCAGCAGCGATCCGAAGCAGGACCACAATTACAGCAGCGTGCCTGTGCAGCGCTGCTCTTCCCGCTCCagctcatcttcctcctcctccttatCGTCCCTGGACGAGGGCGGGGGCGCCCCCCCGCAGGCCCGCCGTGCCGGCAGCGAGGGCTTCCACAGCGACGAGGACTCCGATCtaggggaggagaggggagcCCTGGGAGGGCCCGGCCACGCCAAGCCGGCCCCCCACCGGCCGACGCTCGCCAAGGGGCCGCCTGGGAAGAAGGCGCGGTGCGAGACCAGGCCGGAGGTGGACGAGGAGCTGAAGGAGGCGGCGGGGTCACTGCTGCACCTTGCCGGAATCCGCACCTGCCTGGATGTCTCCAAAAACAGTGCCAAGAGTAAAAAACTCGGCAGGAAATGA